From Candidatus Paceibacterota bacterium, the proteins below share one genomic window:
- a CDS encoding 3-ketoacyl-ACP reductase codes for MNLVALITGASRGIGRGIALELAKRGWDLVINYASNTAAARQTASDCLSAARTAGQTIRAETCQANIAQKADREELVRFTRDRLGRLDMLVNNAGVAPGARADILEASEESFDRLININLKAPYFLTQLAARWMIEQGRAGGPPACFRPKIITISSVSAYTASTNRGDYCLAKAGLSMLTALYAARLAEHGINVYEIRPGVIRTDMTGPVKEKYDRLIAEGLTPIGRWGTPEDVGKAVAAVAEDLLPFSTGEVINVDGGFHLRRL; via the coding sequence ATGAACCTGGTTGCCCTGATCACTGGCGCTTCTCGCGGCATTGGCCGCGGTATTGCGCTGGAGTTGGCAAAGCGTGGCTGGGACTTGGTTATCAACTACGCGAGCAATACCGCTGCAGCACGCCAAACCGCCTCGGATTGCCTCTCAGCCGCACGGACTGCAGGCCAGACCATCCGGGCAGAGACCTGCCAGGCCAACATTGCGCAAAAGGCTGACCGCGAGGAACTAGTCAGGTTCACCAGGGATAGGCTGGGAAGACTGGACATGCTTGTGAACAATGCCGGCGTGGCGCCTGGCGCCCGTGCCGACATTCTCGAGGCGAGCGAGGAGAGCTTTGATCGCCTTATCAACATCAATCTTAAGGCGCCTTACTTCCTTACGCAGTTAGCGGCCAGGTGGATGATCGAACAGGGCAGGGCAGGAGGGCCGCCCGCCTGCTTTCGACCCAAGATCATCACAATCTCCTCCGTTAGCGCCTACACGGCATCCACCAATCGGGGTGACTACTGCCTTGCGAAGGCTGGCCTGTCAATGCTCACAGCGCTATATGCGGCGCGTCTGGCCGAACATGGCATTAACGTCTATGAGATCCGGCCCGGCGTCATCCGCACGGACATGACTGGCCCGGTAAAGGAAAAGTATGACCGGCTCATCGCGGAGGGGTTGACCCCTATCGGGCGTTGGGGCACCCCAGAAGACGTAGGCAAAGCCGTTGCCGCCGTTGCTGAGGATCTGCTGCCCTTCAGCACCGGCGAAGTGATAAACGTGGATGGCGGCTTTCATCTGCGGAGACTCTGA